TGGGCTGGATCAGCCACTGGAATGAGATGATTGCCGATCCTGGTATGAAGATTGGTCGTCCGCGTCAGCAATACACTGGCGCTACTAAGCGTGACTACGTGCCTGCAGATAAGCGCGGTTAATCGCTTAGGGCACGGCATGCCGTGCCCATTGTTGTACATGTTTTGAGCCGCCTCCTAGTGAGACGGCGGTCTTGCATGGTGTTAAGCCTGCTAAATTACTGGATTTGATTACGGCGATGATGAGAGAGTTGAGGTCTAATTCCCACCTTTTTGGCGGGAATGCTCCTTTCGTTGAGGAGCTTTACGAGCAGTACCTGAGCGACCCACAGTTGGTTGATCAGGAATGGCGCTCCTACTTCGATAAGATGCAGCAAAGCCCTGGTGTGGTTGATCGTGATATTCCACGAGCGCCGATCGAGGAATCTTTCCGCCAGCTGACTCGTCAGCCTCGCTATGTTCAGCAAGGTGGCGCGGTCGATGAAGAGGCCACACGCAAGCAGGTTAATCTGCTGCGCTTGATCTCTGCTTACCGCATTATGGGCTCGCGCCAAGCAAGCCTTGATCCTTTGCAACGTATGGATCAAGCGCGTTTGCCTGAGTTAGATGCGAAGCATCATGGTTTTACCGATGCCGATATGGCAACGACATTTGGTACCAATATTGCAGGGATGGAGCGTGCAACTCTTGCCGAAGTGATTGCATTTTTAAAGCAAACTTACTGCGGTAGTATTGGCTTGGAATATATGCACATCACCAATGCAGAACAGCGCAAGTGGGTGCAGCAGTGGTTTGAATCCCGTCGCTCAACACCTGGCTATGGTATCGAGCAAAAAAAACGCACACTGCAAAAAGTGACTGCGGCAGAAACACTAGAACAATACCTGCATAAAAAATACGTCGGCCAAAAGCGCTTCTCGCTGGAAGGTGGCGATTCCATGATCCCCGCACTGGATTTTTTAATCCAAGGCGCGGGTGCGGTGGGCGTGCAGGAAATGATTATCGGTATGGCCCATCGTGGTCGTTTAAATGTGCTGGTGAATACGCTAGGCAAACAGCCGCGTGATTTATTTAGCGAATTTGAAGGTCGCTCAGTCAGCGATTTGTCTTCCGGTGACGTGAAGTATCATATGGGTTTTTCGGCTGATATCCCGACTCCTGGCGGCCCCATCCACCTAAGCCTTGCGTTTAATCCATCCCACCTTGAGATCGTCAACCCTGTGGTTGAAGGCTCGGTGCGTGCGCGTCAGCAACGTCGTGGCGATAAGCTGGGTGTGCAAGTTCTGCCGGTGCTGATTCATGGCGACTCAGCCTTTATTGGCTTGGGTACCAACCAAGGTACGTTTAACCTGGCCAATACCCGTGGCTACGGCACAGGCGGCACGGTGCATTTGGTGGTGAATAACCAAGTCGGTTTCACGACTTCAGACACCCGCGATACCCGCTCGACGATTTACTGTACTGATATCGCCAAAATGGTTGAAGCGCCGATTTTCCACGTGAATGGCGATGACCCTGAAGCGGTGATTTTGGTGATGCAAGCTGCACTCGAATTCCGCATGAAATTTCACCGCGATGTGGTAGTGGATTTGGTGTGCTTTCGTAAGTTTGGTCACAATGAAGCGGACGATCCCTTTGTAACGCAGCCAATGATGTACAAAAAGATTGGCCAGCATCCCGGCGCGCGTAAGAAATACGCCGATCGCCTGATTGCTGAAGGTGTAGTGACTAAGGACGAAGCGGATAATCTGATCCAAGATTACCGCGCAGCGCTGGATCGTGGCGAGCATGTAGAGCAAACCACGCTGACGGATTACAAACGCTCGCACGCGATTGATTTCTCCCGCTATATGGGTGTGCATTGGCGTCATCCTGTGGCCTCAGCGGTGCCTCAGGCAGATTTGCTGCGCCTAACTGAGAAATTCACCAAGGTGCCCGATGGTTTTAAACTGCGTCCAAACGTAGAAAAAATTATCAGAGAACGTATTGCCATGGTCAATGGCGATCAGCCAGTTGATTTTGGTATGGCTGAGCACTTGGCCTACGCTACCTTACTAACCGAAGGCTACGCTGTACGTATCTCTGGTGAGGATTGCGGCCGCGGCACGTTTAATCACCGTCATGCGGTATTACACGATCAAAATCGTGAGAAGTGGGATCAGGGCGTGCACGTGCCCTTGCAACACTTGGCAGAAAAGCAAGCTAACTTCACCGTGATCGATTCGATTCTGAATGAAGAAGCGGTATTGGCATTTGAATATGGCTACGCTTGCTCTGCACCGGATGAGCTGACTATTTGGGAGGCGCAGTTTGGTGACTTTGCCAACGGCGCGCAAGTGGTGATCGATCAGTTTATTACTTCTGGCGAAACCAAGTGGGGCCGTTTATGTGGCCTAACCATGATGTTGCCACACGGCTATGATGGGCAAGGCCCTGAGCACTCATCAGCTCGCGTTGAGCGTTATCTCCAGCTGTGCGCAGAGCATAATGTGCAAGTGCTGATGATGTCTGAAGCCGCGCAGATGTTCCATGCGCTGCGCCGCCAGATGTTACGCCCAAGTCGCAAGCCGCTGATTATCATCATGAGCAAAAAGCTCTTGAAGGCGAAGTTTGCTTCTAGCCCGATTGAAGACTTCACCAATGGTGAGTTTCTTCCAGTGATCGGTGATCAGGGCAATTTGGATGCCAAGAAAGTGAAGCGCGTGTTGATGTGTGCAGGTCAGGTGTATTACGACTTGCTGGCTGGCCGTAGTGAGCGTGATATTAAAGACATCGCGATTGTGCGGATTGAGCAGCTTTATCCATTCCCAACGGAAGAGCTAAAAGCTGAAATCGAAAAATACCCGAACGCACGTGAAGTGATGTGGGTACAGGAAGAACCACGCAACCAAGGCGCATGGCACCAGATTCGCCATCGCTTAGAAGCGTGTATGCATCCTAAGCAAACCCTGCTGTATGCAGGCCGTACCTCATCGGCATCGCCAGCGGTTGGTTATATGAGCAAGCATACTGCGCAGCTTAAAACTTTCGTTGAAGAAGCAATGACTCTGTAATGTAGGGCGGGTGAAAACCCGCCTTATTCGACATCTAATGGATAAACAGGGTGGTTAATCCACCCGATCTACTCGCCAGATCCTTGGAGTTACAAAATGATTATCGAAATTACCGTACCGCAATTACCAGAATCCGTTTCCGAAGCTTCACTTTTACAGTGGAAGAAAAAAATAGGCGACGCAGTTGCTCGCGATGAGCAATTGATTGATATCGAAACCGATAAAGTGGTGTTAGAAATCGCTGCGCCACAAGCTGGTGTTTTGGTGTCGATTGTGCAAAATGAAGGTGCAATTGTAGGTAGCCTGCAATTGATCGCAACCATTGATACCGAAGCCACCGTTGC
This genomic interval from Iodobacter fluviatilis contains the following:
- a CDS encoding 2-oxoglutarate dehydrogenase E1 component, whose translation is MMRELRSNSHLFGGNAPFVEELYEQYLSDPQLVDQEWRSYFDKMQQSPGVVDRDIPRAPIEESFRQLTRQPRYVQQGGAVDEEATRKQVNLLRLISAYRIMGSRQASLDPLQRMDQARLPELDAKHHGFTDADMATTFGTNIAGMERATLAEVIAFLKQTYCGSIGLEYMHITNAEQRKWVQQWFESRRSTPGYGIEQKKRTLQKVTAAETLEQYLHKKYVGQKRFSLEGGDSMIPALDFLIQGAGAVGVQEMIIGMAHRGRLNVLVNTLGKQPRDLFSEFEGRSVSDLSSGDVKYHMGFSADIPTPGGPIHLSLAFNPSHLEIVNPVVEGSVRARQQRRGDKLGVQVLPVLIHGDSAFIGLGTNQGTFNLANTRGYGTGGTVHLVVNNQVGFTTSDTRDTRSTIYCTDIAKMVEAPIFHVNGDDPEAVILVMQAALEFRMKFHRDVVVDLVCFRKFGHNEADDPFVTQPMMYKKIGQHPGARKKYADRLIAEGVVTKDEADNLIQDYRAALDRGEHVEQTTLTDYKRSHAIDFSRYMGVHWRHPVASAVPQADLLRLTEKFTKVPDGFKLRPNVEKIIRERIAMVNGDQPVDFGMAEHLAYATLLTEGYAVRISGEDCGRGTFNHRHAVLHDQNREKWDQGVHVPLQHLAEKQANFTVIDSILNEEAVLAFEYGYACSAPDELTIWEAQFGDFANGAQVVIDQFITSGETKWGRLCGLTMMLPHGYDGQGPEHSSARVERYLQLCAEHNVQVLMMSEAAQMFHALRRQMLRPSRKPLIIIMSKKLLKAKFASSPIEDFTNGEFLPVIGDQGNLDAKKVKRVLMCAGQVYYDLLAGRSERDIKDIAIVRIEQLYPFPTEELKAEIEKYPNAREVMWVQEEPRNQGAWHQIRHRLEACMHPKQTLLYAGRTSSASPAVGYMSKHTAQLKTFVEEAMTL